In Nitrospirota bacterium, a genomic segment contains:
- a CDS encoding histone deacetylase, whose protein sequence is MKKAGFIYDAVFLNHLTPEWHPESPQRLKSIHNRLQKSDIWESLIHLKPRKAGFEEIEAVHTHDYVERIKNFGTGYLDADTFMSEGTLEAALHAAGAVMEAIEKCHQGVINSAFCAVRPPGHHAEADRAMGFCIFNNVAVGAGYARRLGYDRVFIVDFDVHHGNGTEHIFYEDDTVFYFSTHQYPHYPGTGSERERGSGKGEGFTYNIPLPSGSGDKEYTHIYTEVLQGLVSSFNPDIILISAGYDIHAKDPLSGIHVTDEGIRSIARGILTAADGLPTVFSLEGGYDLTALADSVLITTEEMLGR, encoded by the coding sequence ATGAAAAAGGCAGGATTTATTTATGACGCCGTCTTCCTGAATCATCTGACACCCGAGTGGCATCCTGAATCTCCGCAACGCCTTAAGTCAATACACAACAGACTGCAGAAATCCGATATATGGGAGTCCCTCATCCATCTCAAACCCAGAAAGGCAGGTTTTGAAGAGATAGAGGCTGTTCATACCCATGACTATGTTGAGAGGATAAAAAACTTCGGCACAGGTTATCTTGATGCTGATACCTTTATGTCCGAAGGGACCCTTGAGGCGGCTCTCCATGCTGCCGGCGCAGTTATGGAAGCCATTGAGAAGTGTCATCAGGGTGTTATAAATAGTGCATTCTGTGCAGTCCGCCCGCCGGGACACCATGCAGAGGCAGACAGGGCCATGGGGTTCTGCATATTCAACAACGTGGCTGTGGGGGCCGGATATGCCCGGAGATTGGGGTATGACAGGGTCTTTATAGTCGATTTTGATGTCCACCACGGTAACGGCACAGAGCATATTTTTTATGAGGACGATACGGTCTTCTACTTCAGTACCCACCAGTACCCCCATTATCCCGGCACCGGAAGTGAGCGTGAGAGGGGCTCCGGTAAGGGAGAGGGGTTTACGTATAATATCCCCTTACCGTCCGGTTCAGGGGATAAAGAGTACACACATATATATACGGAGGTGCTCCAGGGGCTTGTCTCTTCTTTTAATCCTGATATCATCCTGATATCAGCTGGCTACGATATACACGCAAAAGACCCCCTCTCCGGCATTCATGTGACGGATGAGGGGATAAGAAGTATAGCAAGGGGTATACTCACAGCAGCAGATGGACTCCCCACTGTATTTTCCCTTGAGGGCGGGTACGACCTGACTGCGCTTGCAGATTCTGTATTGATAACTACGGAAGAGATGCTTGGCAGGTGA